From the genome of Solea senegalensis isolate Sse05_10M unplaced genomic scaffold, IFAPA_SoseM_1 scf7180000016439, whole genome shotgun sequence:
ctgtgtgtgtgtgtgtgtgtgtgtgtgtgtggtttacagacttgagtttcagcagcagggggcgctcacagcacagatGAATGATCAGCTGGTAAACctcagtgtctcctcctccttagGTTACTCCCGTAACTCTAACAGTGTGTCTCCTCGTGGTTACGCTCCAAGCTCCACCCCCCAACAGTCCAACTACAACACCATCACCTCCACCATGAACGGCTACGGCGCCGGAATGACCAACCTGGGCGTGTCCGGGTCCCCGAGCTTCCTGAACGGATCCACCGCCAACTCTGCTTACGcaagtgagtcacacacacacacacacacgcacacacacatcctcagtgtgaagagtgtgtgtgagttcacctcctcattcactcattcattctttcatgtttcatttt
Proteins encoded in this window:
- the LOC122763078 gene encoding transcription factor COE3-like, whose product is MNDQLVNLSVSSSLGYSRNSNSVSPRGYAPSSTPQQSNYNTITSTMNGYGAGMTNLGVSGSPSFLNGSTANSAYAIKQKSAFAPVVRPQNSPPPTCTSTNGSNLQAMAGLIVPPM